In Cumulibacter soli, the genomic window CTCGCTTGCGCGTGGACGAGGTGAATGCGGCTGCCGACGCCATCCGGCTTTCGATCGACGGCGCTCGGGTGCAGTTGAGCCTCTCCAGCGCGGCCGCTATTCGTGTGCGGCCGCTTTAACTCGGATTACTGTTAGGCGAGGAACCTCTCCGCGCGCTGCTCACGCCTGCTGCGGGGGCATTCGTGGCGGAACCGACTGACTGCGGCTCATGGTGATCGAGTTACGCAGCACGTTGGCGCTCCCGGCGCCCGGGCGATCGATGTGTGCCAACATGCCCAGGTGCTGAACCTGAGGGTCGGCGAAGACCTCGTCCATGGCCAGCACCGGCCCACACGGCACCCCGACCTCATTGAGCTTCTCGATCCAGTACGCCCGAGGTTGCTCGGCGAATAGGCTATCGAGCAGGTCATTCAACTCGTCGCGGTGCGCGTAGCGCTGCTTCGACGTCGCGAATCGCGGATCATCCGCACGAACGCGCGGACCGAGCAGATCGCACAGTCGGCCGAAGAGACGATCACCCATCGCCGCGACGTTCAGATGGCCGTCAGCGGCGGTATACGTGCCCATCGGCGCCACTGTCGGGTGGTGGTTGCCTTCTGTCGTCGGAACCTCGCCATCGACGGTCCATCGCGCCGCTTGGAAATCCAAGAATGCGAGCATCGCTTCGATCAATGAGACCTGTACCCACTGCCCCTTACCGGATCGCGCACGCTCGTGTACGGCGATCAGCAGGCCGATCGCCAACTGGTGCCCGGCGGCAAGATCGGAGACCGCGATACCTGCCCGTACCGGGCCCGCACCCGGCGGACCGGTGATACTCATCAACCCGCCCATCCCCTGGATGATCTGATCGACGGCGCCTCGCTCCGAGTATGGGCCGTGCTGCCCATATCCGGAGATGCTCCCGTAGATCAACCGTGGATTGCGCGCCGAGAGCGTTTCGTAGTCGACACCCAGCCGGAACTTCACCGGGGCGCGGTTGTTCTCGACGACGATGTCAGCAGCGTCGGTCAGTTCGTACAGACGCGCTCGATCGCCTTCATCCTTGAGGTCGAGTTCCATCAGTGACTTGGAGCGATGCAGGTTGAGATAGTCCGCCGAAGCCCTGTCCCCCAGCCCGCCGCCGCTACCGGCTGGAGGCTCGATTCGAATAACGTGGGCGCCCCAATCTGCTAGGTACCGCACCGCCGTCGGGCCCGCCCGGGCCACGGTGAGGTCGATGACCACCAGATCATCCAGCGGCCCACTGGCCCTCCCGGCTATGTCAGACGGATGTGCTGGCATGGTCCACCTTCCTGCTTGTCGGTGCGCGCTCGGACGCGACACGATCTTCTACGTCGCCGATAGTGGCACGCGCTGCCCTACGCGCGTTGACGCGACCAAGCCAACTCAGTAGCGGGACGACGCCCATCGCCGCGATGCTCACCACGAGCAGCAGGATCGACAGTGCCGCAACTTCCTGATACAAGGAAGCCGCCGCGAGGCTCATGATGATGACCGCGATGACGTTGTTCTGTCCATTGAACAAGAAGATGGAGCTGTCTAGGTCACGGAATTGCAGAATGAAGGTCAGGACGCCCACGACCAGGATCGGCCCACGAAGCAGCGGCATCGTCACTCGGCGGAACGTAGTCAACCACCCGGCGCCTAAGCTGCGGGCCGCGTCTTCCAACGACCGATCAACCTGCATCAAACCGGCGTGCAGGTAGGTAAACGCCAACGGCAGATTTCCTACGATATAGGCGATCAACAAAATCCATAGCGTTCCGGCAAGGTTCGCGAAGCCTGCGCCGTACGCGATGATCAACGCGATGCCCAACACCGAGCCGGGGAACGCGAGCGGTAGCAGCATCACCGGCGCAATCGTGAGCGACGCCCGCGATTTCTGCCGCTCGACAAGCCACGCCCCGAGCATTGCGATCGCGATTGCCAGCACTGCCGCGCCCAGCGAGAGCAAGAAACTGTTACGGAACGCGTCGATGATCTGTTGCTGGCCAAGAATCGACTCGAAGTTGCCGGTGAGGGTGAAGTTGTCGGCACCGATCGGATTGCCCATGGTTTCCCGGAATGCGGTGAGCAGCAATATCCCGAACGGCAGGACGACGGTGACTGCAACAACGCCGAGCCCCAGAATCGCTGCCGGAATCCGCCACTTGCCCAGGCGAATCAGCGAACGTTGTCCCGGCTTCCCGCTGATAATGGAGAAACTCCGGCCACCAAAGCGGACGCGCTGTAGGTAGATGAGGACCCCTAGCACGATAATCGTCGGTATGCCGAGTACTGCGGCCATCTCAATGCGCGGCGGGAAGGTCGTGAGCTTGAGCATCGCCGTGGCGATGTTGTCGAACCGACTAGGCCCGCCAAGCAACTGCGCGGGGCCGTAGGCGACGAACGAGACCGTAAACACGAGGATGCATCCGGCGTAGATCGCCGGCATGATCAGCGGGACCGTGATCTTGCGGAACACCGTCCACCGGCCCGCTCCCAAACTCGCGGCTGCGTGCTCGAGCGGAACCTCGATATTGTCGAGCGCCGCAGCCGTGGGGAGCAGGATCAGCGGAAACATCACCACTGCCATGCAGAACACGATCCCCCACGGCGACATGATGTTTATCGGGCCGGTATCGAGGCCGAACCATTCCTGGAAGGGCTGATTGAGCAGGCCTGTTCGCGGTGAGAGCAGCAGGATCCACCCCAGCACTGCCACGAAGTTGGGGATGATAAACGTCATCAGCGATGCGCCGCGCACGAGCCGTTTGAACGGCATGTCGGTACGCGCGATGAGGAACGCCAACGGCACCGCGAAGACTAGGCACAGGCCCGTCGTGGCCAGCGCTGTCCATAGTGAGTTCCACGCAGCGATGAGCAACGACGGCTCGGCGAGGATCTGGCTGTAGTTTCCTAGCCCGAAGGAACCGTCCTCCTGCCGAAAACTCAGCCGTACCAGCCCGAATGTCGGGTAGAGAACGAGCGCGATCCCTGCTATCGCCCAGATCCCAAACGCGATAAAGCGTGAGCGCATCTAGCCCAGCGCCTCGTCGAAGTTGGCGATGACCTCGTCACGCGTCGCGAGCAAATCGGGAACGTCGACGGTCACGATGGTGAGATCCTCCAATGGAGGTACGCCATCCGGCGCCGGGGAATCCTTCAGGACCGGGCGGTAACCCTCGTCCTTGATTTGATCCTGGTATGCAGAACACAGGATCCATTGCGCAAACACCAGCCCGGCGTTCGGATGCGGGGCATCGGCGAGCACGCCAATCTCACCCGTCGTGGCCGGCACTCCTTCTTCGGGATAGATCATCTTCAACGGTTCGCCTCCGCTGGCGGCGCGCATGACCTCGGATTCGATTCCGGGCACCGCGAAGTCGGCCTCTCCGGTGAGAATCAACTGGTTGAGCGTCAGCGAACTGTCGGTGATGGTGGTATCGGCACCCGCGAACGTCGCGAGGTACTCATCGCCCATCGTCTGCGTAATTCCGTATGTCGCGGCCAACGCCGAGCCCGATGAAGCAGGGTTCCCGAAAGCCACGATGCGCCCGTCGAGATCGCCGGATAGCGCGTCCCAGGTTTCAGGCACCGATCCCTCCAACAGTGTCTCGTTGTACTGGATACCAAACAGGAGCAGCGAGTTCGGATATGAGTAGCGGTTCGGATCCTTGAGGCCGTCAACGAAGTCATCGGCGTTGGGTACCTCGAACTCCTCGAGGACACCTTCATCGGTCCATTTGATGAATCCGCTCGGTTCGGCCAATCCGACGACGTCGGCCGGCACCGTGCCAGCTTCCAGGGAGGTGTCCACCTGCTGGATGAGGTCACCGGTGGGCTGTCTGTTTACCGACACCTCAATACCTGTCGCGGCATTGAATTTCTGCGAAATTCGCTGCAGTTGATCATCCGCGGACGGGGAAAAGTAGACGACCTGCCCCTCCTCGGTCGCCTTGTCCAGCACCTCCTGATCAATCCCACACTCGCTCGCAAGGTCGATACTCCCACCCCCGCCTTCGTCGCTCCCGCATGCCGTGAGCCACGGCAAGGACAACGCGGGGAGCACGGCTGCAACTATCTTCCGGCTACGCAACTTGGTCATTGGGTACTCCTTGCTCAGCTGATTCAACTTGTTCGTTCTCCAGACCGCAGCACGATCCGGCATGCACATCCACGACCACGCGATCTCCCGGACGTAAGGTGGCGGGCCCCGGTACTACGGCACGGAAATCTCCTAAGCCATCGATTCGCCGCAGCAGGTATTCGGTGGCCTCGCCGAGGTACATCGCCTCGTCAACCACCGCGTACTCTTCGCCTTCGGCGGCTAACTTGACCGACACGCCACCTGGACGCACCGACACCCTGATCGGTCCGGGGGGACTCCCCTGCGGCACGTAAGCACGCACGACGCAGCCGAATACCGAGACCATTCCCAGAGCCTCGCCGACCATCTCGTGCAACTCACCATCGACCAGGTTGGTCGCGCCAAGAGCCTTGGCGACGAATCCATTGCGTGGTTGGGCGTAGAGGTCCGCCGGACGGCCGAGTTGCTCGATCCGTCCCTCTCGCATCACTGCGATTCGGTCGGCAAGCGACAACGCCTCGGTCTGATCGTGCGTTACGTACACCATGATCCGCGAGGACTCCGTGTGTAGGCGGCGAATCTCGCGCCGCATCTCCTCGCGAAGCTGCGTATCGAGATTGCTCAGTGGCTCATCAAGGAGCAACACGCGAGGCCGGGTGATCAGCGCGCGGGCCAACGAGACGCGTTGCTGCTGCCCGCCGGAAAGTTCGTGCGGATAGCGATCGATCAACGGACCTAGCTGCACGCTATCGAGCGCATCCTTGACTTGGCGCTGAATGGCTTTACGACTGGCATGCAGCCGAGGACCGAAGCCGACATTGTCGGCCACCGTCATATGCGGCCACAGCGCATAGTTCTGGAATACGACGGCCATATTGCGCTTTTCGGCAGGAACGAACCGATCCGCCGATGCGAGCGCACGGTCGTCAAGTTCAATCGACCCGGCGTCTGGCCGCTCGAAGCCGGCGATCAGTCGCAAGGTGGTCGTCTTGCCACATCCGCTGGGGCCCAACAGGACTAAGGACTCGTCAGATGCCAATTCCAGGTTGATGTCGGTGAGGGCTTGGTAGTCACCAAACGTCTTGCTCAGCCCGGTGAGAGTGAGGGACCCGGCGTCCTGGTGGGGGTTGCTTCGTGCAAATTTTCGGCGAGTCGATGACGACATAGGCATGGATCTCCAGACCGCGCGATGCGCGCGAAGTGTTTCGTCTCACGGAACGCTCGTTTCGCTTTGTGCCAGAGTGGCAGCACGCCCGCAAGCGTGTCAAGAGTCACGTCGGACCCTTTTTCAACGACGTCCAGCCTTGGGCGCGCACCACCACCGAGGCGCCGCAACCGCGATCGGCACGGCCAAGGTCGCCGTACCGGCACGTCGGCATCCTGGGGCGGGATACGCTGATTTCCCTATCTCTCGTTGCTCACTAGGGAGCTTTAGTGCGTAGCTTGCAAGTCGCGTTCGCCGTGTTGGAAGAGATCGCCGAGGCCCAGGTAATCGGCGTATCCGAGCTTGCCCGTCGGTTGGATCTGCCCAAGGCAACGGTTCAACGTTCGTTGCAGGCGCTCGCCGACGTCCGGTACGTCGTACGTGCAGACAATGCGCAGTGGCAGCTCAGCGCGCGA contains:
- a CDS encoding CaiB/BaiF CoA transferase family protein codes for the protein MPAHPSDIAGRASGPLDDLVVIDLTVARAGPTAVRYLADWGAHVIRIEPPAGSGGGLGDRASADYLNLHRSKSLMELDLKDEGDRARLYELTDAADIVVENNRAPVKFRLGVDYETLSARNPRLIYGSISGYGQHGPYSERGAVDQIIQGMGGLMSITGPPGAGPVRAGIAVSDLAAGHQLAIGLLIAVHERARSGKGQWVQVSLIEAMLAFLDFQAARWTVDGEVPTTEGNHHPTVAPMGTYTAADGHLNVAAMGDRLFGRLCDLLGPRVRADDPRFATSKQRYAHRDELNDLLDSLFAEQPRAYWIEKLNEVGVPCGPVLAMDEVFADPQVQHLGMLAHIDRPGAGSANVLRNSITMSRSQSVPPRMPPQQA
- a CDS encoding ABC transporter permease — protein: MRSRFIAFGIWAIAGIALVLYPTFGLVRLSFRQEDGSFGLGNYSQILAEPSLLIAAWNSLWTALATTGLCLVFAVPLAFLIARTDMPFKRLVRGASLMTFIIPNFVAVLGWILLLSPRTGLLNQPFQEWFGLDTGPINIMSPWGIVFCMAVVMFPLILLPTAAALDNIEVPLEHAAASLGAGRWTVFRKITVPLIMPAIYAGCILVFTVSFVAYGPAQLLGGPSRFDNIATAMLKLTTFPPRIEMAAVLGIPTIIVLGVLIYLQRVRFGGRSFSIISGKPGQRSLIRLGKWRIPAAILGLGVVAVTVVLPFGILLLTAFRETMGNPIGADNFTLTGNFESILGQQQIIDAFRNSFLLSLGAAVLAIAIAMLGAWLVERQKSRASLTIAPVMLLPLAFPGSVLGIALIIAYGAGFANLAGTLWILLIAYIVGNLPLAFTYLHAGLMQVDRSLEDAARSLGAGWLTTFRRVTMPLLRGPILVVGVLTFILQFRDLDSSIFLFNGQNNVIAVIIMSLAAASLYQEVAALSILLLVVSIAAMGVVPLLSWLGRVNARRAARATIGDVEDRVASERAPTSRKVDHASTSV
- a CDS encoding ABC transporter substrate-binding protein, whose translation is MTKLRSRKIVAAVLPALSLPWLTACGSDEGGGGSIDLASECGIDQEVLDKATEEGQVVYFSPSADDQLQRISQKFNAATGIEVSVNRQPTGDLIQQVDTSLEAGTVPADVVGLAEPSGFIKWTDEGVLEEFEVPNADDFVDGLKDPNRYSYPNSLLLFGIQYNETLLEGSVPETWDALSGDLDGRIVAFGNPASSGSALAATYGITQTMGDEYLATFAGADTTITDSSLTLNQLILTGEADFAVPGIESEVMRAASGGEPLKMIYPEEGVPATTGEIGVLADAPHPNAGLVFAQWILCSAYQDQIKDEGYRPVLKDSPAPDGVPPLEDLTIVTVDVPDLLATRDEVIANFDEALG
- a CDS encoding ABC transporter ATP-binding protein, with amino-acid sequence MSSSTRRKFARSNPHQDAGSLTLTGLSKTFGDYQALTDINLELASDESLVLLGPSGCGKTTTLRLIAGFERPDAGSIELDDRALASADRFVPAEKRNMAVVFQNYALWPHMTVADNVGFGPRLHASRKAIQRQVKDALDSVQLGPLIDRYPHELSGGQQQRVSLARALITRPRVLLLDEPLSNLDTQLREEMRREIRRLHTESSRIMVYVTHDQTEALSLADRIAVMREGRIEQLGRPADLYAQPRNGFVAKALGATNLVDGELHEMVGEALGMVSVFGCVVRAYVPQGSPPGPIRVSVRPGGVSVKLAAEGEEYAVVDEAMYLGEATEYLLRRIDGLGDFRAVVPGPATLRPGDRVVVDVHAGSCCGLENEQVESAEQGVPNDQVA